Part of the Leptidea sinapis chromosome 11, ilLepSina1.1, whole genome shotgun sequence genome is shown below.
CTCAACAAATATAGCCCATTGGTAGACCAAGTAAGGTAAGATAGAtcttatagatataatattatcccACTGACGTTAGTAGATTGGCAGTGCAAATCATCGAGTGGGATCAAAATTTGATTGCTTGTGTCACTGTGAAATGTGAGTTGTTGGGTTACTTATGCCTTGCAAGTGTTGGGTTACTAATGCTGGAAATGTATCGATACCGATCAAAATAACgacacatataatattatgatcttcATGATAAGTTAGTGACGTGAAGATATTTTGATCACTATTGATTTATGAACTACTGACAAAAGCCATATTTGTTTCGCTAACAATAAACGGAAATGGTCTGGTATATTTGGTCTGTCTGTTGACTTATGTTCGATCTTCAGtgccattaaattaattaagaaaatttcAAATGACAACTAagtattgacatttgacaattgACATATCGTTTTGACTTTGTCGGATTTTGCATGTTGTTTTTGTCTCCTTTTCTTTTCGCTGTCAATTTTGTGAAACATGGCAGAGGTTAGTTTActggaataatttttaaaaatctcgtTATATCTTTTGAATCATTAGGATAAATATCAGTTTATTacgtgttatttaaaatatggtgCTCGGTGATGAAATTTCAAGTGATATTTGTAATGGTGGTGATAGTATGATGTTTACCTTTTCAGGTCGTAGAACCAATCAAGCAGAAGCGTACCTTCAGGAAGTTTACCTTCCGGGGCGTAGACTTAGATCAGCTTCTGGATATGCCAAAgtaagttttatgtaaataccatttttcaaaaaatgtttacaaagtcTGCACTGAATGTATTTCCCCCAAATAATAAGAGAGATGTTGAGAATCGAGTTGTTATGATTTAACCTCTAAAATTTCACTGCTATTTTCCAGTGAGCAACTTATGGAGCTGATGCATGCACGCGCCCGCCGGCGATTTGCCAGGGGTCTCAAACGTAAACCCATGGCGCTAGTAAAGAAACTTCGCCGTGCTAAGAAGGAAGCTCCACCAAATGAAAAACCTGAAATTGTGAAGACTCATTTACGGAACATGATCATTGTGCCAGAAATGGTTGGATCTATTGTGGGAATTTACAATGGAAAAACTTTTAATCAGGTGATTTTGGAACGCCTCTTCATTgattagattaaaatattaaatttctttttttataaggcCAAGTAACATTGGTGATGTTTATAAAATTCACTGGTAATCTGTCCTTTTAGTAGAATTAATAAATTTGCTTCAAATCACTTATCCATTTATCAAGGATTTCATGTGAAAATACATCATTAACTGATGAATGTGTACGCTCTTGCAATTTtcagttataaaattttaatatggtCAAAAGTTACTACACAAAATAGGCACATAATAGACATAATTTTGTCAAACACCATGTAGGTGAAAAGTTATGTACATGGGGATGTAACATGTGActgattaatattataatggtcAACAATGTTTTATATCTTTTACATGGTTCACACTTTActaattttttgtattgtaatttagtatattacattaataaaatttacatgcaTGAAAAAACAACTTAAATCTTAGTAGAAGGGATAGAATCAGCAATAATTTGCTCAGTTGGCAAGCATATTAACCTCGGAATATGTTGGAGTGGGGTGGTGTATTAGAGTGGAATGAATTCAGACAGCTCACTTATTCTTTGTGTCTCTTAGGATATCTACACTAAGATGCTTCCCCTGCAGGTACAAAActtatactaaaaataattattacaggtGGAAATTAAACCAGAGATGATTGGACATTACCTTGGAGAGTTCTCTGTCACATACAAACCTGTAAAGCACGGTAGACCCGGTATTGGAGCCACTCACAGCTCCAGGTTCATTCCACTGAAGTGAAAGGTTTACTGGGTCTTAGGTTAAGTCGTAAATATTGTTTATCAGATGTACAATAAAGTATATTTGTgaacaaaaaatgtttttatttgtaatcaGCTGACTACTGTTTCGCTTATTTCGTTTCTTTGAATTCATGAGAACCATAGTGGTAGTTTACtaacattaataatagttaaaattatgattttatacaatttgttattttttttttaatgataaccctcacttttgggattaattacacaaataaaattttaaaataaaatttatgaataatgtgAGAGATGCTTAGAGTATCAAATTTAGATTGTTGGTGTTTTATATTCATGAGTCTTTATAttgctttaaataataaactggaaattttttcttttcaacaAACTAGAGGCAAACATTACTAATTGTATTATGCATACAATAAGTAAAAAGTTTGCGAGTATAATTGCGCATATATACCTACAGGCGCTTTAAAATGGCGAACAGTTGTGAATTagcagtaaaaaataattttattattagtaggCTTTTAATTCAGGCAATGTCCATCTCGTCACCGGTAGTACATACACCCCGTATTGCAGTGCAAAGGTAAGTTTACTAAGAGTaacaatataaaacaaaacagtaaaattaataatttacctTTTATTATCGGCATAGTTATCGTTGTTGTCATTTCAGCATTCTGCACATTAAAACCTTCAGACATATCCTTAGATTTCGTCGATGACAAGTGTATATAAAACTTTGCTGTATACGCTAGTAGCCTCAAACCAGAAACACTgaagatttaccagtgggaggctcatttgcacaggaagccggctagattatgggtaccacaacggcgcctatttctgccgtgaagcagtaatgtgtatacatcactatgtttcggtctgaagggcgccgtagctagtgcaattactgggcaaatgagacttaacatcttatgtctcaaggtgacgtgcgcaattgtagtgccgctcagaatttttgggtttttcaagaatcctgagcggagaCTTTATTGAGCGCCCTTCTTAAATACTTTACAGGCTTTTGCTGATAGAGATTGAATTCACAACGAGTAAATTCGTTAATAAGTGAACCGCCAATTTAGAAGTTTATTCATAATTTGAATACAATTACTAGAATCGACTGCCTGGTATTTAGATAACTATGCACTAGACAAAAATATCGACATGGTCGTGtgaatatttatacttttacgTATAAGCTAATGCTAAAATTAtgcaattattgtattataaacaTTGGAATTACGATTGTCTTCTGAATAAGACATAGGGGAGAGAGCAGGTAGGATTCGTACACTTTTTACCCTAAggcttttaaaatgttatattataggtaattgaaaatatatattttaatactgcTATATTACTAGTAGATCTGGCTATAATAATACATAGCTGTATGTTGATACGAAGTATTATAACCAAGTTGTGGTGCTTTTTCCAAAAAATGGAAATTGTACGAATGCAACCCCACGCGTGTGTCACTACGTGTACGGTGTGGGGCACATTCGTACATAGTGGTGAGCCTCCGTACAACGTGATAAAAATGCCATTTATACTCAACGTAAGCTTTATTGAGATCAAAATTAACTCAGAATTGGCACTAATGACagcaataataaacaatattgttattttacacTTTAGTAGTTATAACTATAAAACAGTTGAACtagtaaaacaattttaataaagtttcttATTACCTCAATGAATCaatcaatattacttatatactcattggtatttattaatgaaaactaCGAATTGGCACACAAACAACAAATAATGGATCTTTTATTGCACATGCAGTGTACTGTATTATGTGTACTGTACACACACAAGATTTCCAGGTACTCTGGTTTGATACTTGAAACTTTGTATTCAGTGGGGCTATATTATCTTACCACCTGTACAAATAATGTAGAACTGTATTTTTCTTTTCGAATTTAACTGGCAGAAAGCATTCTTTTATATTTTCCGTCGTAACACGATTTTCATTGTAAATATCAAGCTCTTCAGACATTCTATTCTAAGGAAGAACAAGAATTTTCTCTTCTTACTTATATGAGTCTCGTCCTCACTATCAGTCTACAGTTTTGTTTCTTTAGTTTAGATTTGATATTTGTCTCTGCTAGCAAGTGTAAAGCGCGTTTCATCTCCCTGGTACTTTGTTTCCTCTCATGCTCGTCTTCTTCAGGTCCGTCTCTTAATTTTCCTGTTCCAATCTGTTCTTTTCATGAGCaggtataatatattcttgaattTCCTGGCAATATTCCTTCCATGTTTCCCATGCATTTCTGTGTAATTTAGGGTCAGATAATTTCTGGCGTTATTAATCCTATAGCTTTTGAAATTAAGACAATGTGACCAAAAACGTTGGTATTAAACACGTTCAAAGGATGTATCTTTAAGAGCCCGCGCAGACAGAGAGCGGTCAGAGTTCTGCCTTTTAGTGACCGTTGACCGCCCAAGAGTTCCAACGCACACAAGCGGCGTGCAAATTCTCGCGTTCTAGTTTCGTTTGGGTCTTTCCACATGCAACATGTCACTCGAAAGTTCGTCATCCGATGAAGAATTATTGATCTTGTGGAGCTCAGCAGCTTCTAAGAAGAAAAGAAAGTATTGGGTGCACCCAATTAACACAACGCGAGAAGAACAAGGCgaattcagtaatatttttcaGGATTTACTTAAAGATGAACAAagattctatatttattttcgaATGTCGATTAATAAACCCCTTTCCCTAACCAATTCAATTAACTTTTCCGTTATTCCAAACTCAGACAACGCGGCGTTCTCTGTCATGGCGGGAAAATAACTCTTGGAACGCTACGTTCCGCTTTGACCGCCGCGGTCAGACCGCCCGCTGTATGCGTTGTTGTTATAGACTCAGTATATTCTAATGAACGCCGAACACAGAACTCGGAACTCCTGCGCGGGCTCTACACTACGAAAAATAACTTACGCAGCGTGACAACACGTAACGTCTCGTTCCAACGAAACTCATAGTTGTACTACCACGCCGCTGCGCCCGAGGTTAGTTTATACGCATAAACGGAGGAGTCACGCACATAAATACAAACGCATCAATGTGttggatagtaaaaatataaccaCTGTACGAATGCTCCCTCTGTACGTATCCTACCTGCTCCCACCTACCGCCCTCAAGACTGCCCACAAGTAATTTGATGGTTAAATACCGTCACTACCAAATATACCGCGTTCCTCCAATATTGTTCCAATATGATTAAATGAAGTGATCACTTTGACATTTCGGAGAAAACGGAATAGATCTcacataaaaatacttaagtTTTTCAGtaagtataattttaacaacTCGCCATTCCTATTACAAACAGATTATAAACGAATCGGTTTGGATATGACAGATATTTTTCGCCAAGATTtggttacaattatttataataataccgGCCACAAATAATAAAAGCTTAGAGAGGCCGGAATATATAGGGTTTTAACCCTATATATTCCGGCCTCTCTAAGCATTGAATGTCGCTTGTTCACTGGGCGATTTAAACGCGCCcgtatctatataatatacgtgcacggactagtaaaaaaagaaggactccgcgccgtaaTAATAGCAAGTGAAGCTttacctttatgctagtgtgtgtgcggttacggggtataccagttacacaattttttctgccataaataatcatatatccacaaatacttcgatattgttgttttaacactttttcataacgcacgacggcatttttaaaatattttatagcgacgcaaactgatctgtcacagacgatggcaaatctcataatggctgTAGATCGGCatgtattagtgtaagtataTGCGTGGGGCTaagtatttacacgtttaccggcctcactgttatataaattgacacgaggtccttattttttttctcgtccgtgtATACGTGTAGCAAAAGAATGCTTATAGTTTCGGTGTATTTAGTGAATTTATCTGAAAACCAgtgaaactattttattttacacagaccTTTCTTTCGGCAGAAGTTGAATTGTTTTTCAAGatttcaattttgaaaaaaaaaatgtttttattttttatattttggaataaaGAGGATTTTCAAGGAAAACAATTGCTTTCATTTAGAagtgtttatggttttataatcaactttatttgTTCTACGACATCTCAGTGCCTTTCGCCAAGAAACTTTATTCTTAACTTATATCTACATTTATGTTTCGGAAACAGGAATCA
Proteins encoded:
- the LOC126966891 gene encoding uncharacterized protein LOC126966891; this encodes MAEVVEPIKQKRTFRKFTFRGVDLDQLLDMPNEQLMELMHARARRRFARGLKRKPMALVKKLRRAKKEAPPNEKPEIVKTHLRNMIIVPEMVGSIVGIYNGKTFNQVEIKPEMIGHYLGEFSVTYKPVKHGRPGIGATHSSRFIPLK